The following proteins are encoded in a genomic region of Agelaius phoeniceus isolate bAgePho1 chromosome 17, bAgePho1.hap1, whole genome shotgun sequence:
- the SDCBP2 gene encoding syntenin-2 isoform X2 yields MATLYPSLEDMKGHQVLQAQAAAGVRTPATTVATEKPKLTSGTGKELRPPLVCPSEPPVLYPNLAELENYMGLALSSEEIQKNLGTEDSTALTPAGPSPGQLVAPLSGNSAGLRRAEIKPGVREIHLCKDERGKTGLQLKNVDQGIFVQLVKANSPAALVGLRFGDQVLQIDGKNCAGWSSDKAQRALKKANPEKIVMVVRDRPFQRTVTVHKDSTGHVGIVVKKGKIVSLAKDSSAARNGLLTHHCICEVNGQNVIGMKDKQLMEVLAGAGNVVTLTIIPTVIYEHMVKRLSSGLVKSSMDHSIPDL; encoded by the exons atgGCAACACTCTACCCCTCCCTGGAGGACATGAAGGGCCACCAGGTCCTGCAG gcacaggcagcagctggggtgAGGACCCCTGCCACCACCGTGGCCACAGAGAAGCCAAAGCTCACCTCGGGCACTGGTAAG GAGCTGAGACCACCCTTGGTATGTCCCTCAGAGCCTCCTGTGCTGTACCCTAACCTGGCCGAGCTGGAGAACTACATGGGGCTGGCGCTCTCCAGCGAGGAGATCCAGAAGAACCTGGGCACGGAGGACAGCACC GCACTGACCCCCGCCGGGCCCTCCCCAGGCCAGCTGGTGGCTCCCCTGAGCGGGAACAGcgcggggctgcggcgggcaGAGATCAAACCGGGCGTGCGGGAGATCCACCTGTGCAAGGACGAGCGGGGCAAGACGGGGCTGCAGCTGAAGAACGTCGACcag GGCATCTTCGTGCAGCTGGTGAAGGCCAACTCGCCAGCAGCGCTGGTGGGGCTGCGCTTCGGGGACCAGGTGCTGCAAATCGACGGCAAGAACTGCGCGGGCTGGAGCAGTGACAAGGCACAGCGCGCCCTGAAGAAGGCCAACCCTGAAAAAATCGTCATGgtggtgagggacag GCCTTTCCAGCGCACCGTGACCGTGCACAAGGACAGCACCGGCCACGTCGGCATCGTGGTGAAGAAGGGGAAGATTGTGTCGCTGGCCAAGGACAGCTCGGCCGCCCGCAACGGGCTCCTCACCCACCACTGCATCTGCGAGGTGAACGGCCAGAACGTCATCGGCATGAAG GATAAGCAGCTCATGGAagtgctggcaggggctgggaacGTGGTGACACTGACCATCATCCCCACTGTGATCTATGAGCACATGGTCAAACG gcTCTCATCAGGGCTGGTGAAGTCATCCATGGACCACTCCATCCCTGACCTGTGA
- the SDCBP2 gene encoding syntenin-2 isoform X1: MATLYPSLEDMKGHQVLQAQAAAGVRTPATTVATEKPKLTSGTEPPVLYPNLAELENYMGLALSSEEIQKNLGTEDSTALTPAGPSPGQLVAPLSGNSAGLRRAEIKPGVREIHLCKDERGKTGLQLKNVDQGIFVQLVKANSPAALVGLRFGDQVLQIDGKNCAGWSSDKAQRALKKANPEKIVMVVRDRPFQRTVTVHKDSTGHVGIVVKKGKIVSLAKDSSAARNGLLTHHCICEVNGQNVIGMKDKQLMEVLAGAGNVVTLTIIPTVIYEHMVKRLSSGLVKSSMDHSIPDL, encoded by the exons atgGCAACACTCTACCCCTCCCTGGAGGACATGAAGGGCCACCAGGTCCTGCAG gcacaggcagcagctggggtgAGGACCCCTGCCACCACCGTGGCCACAGAGAAGCCAAAGCTCACCTCGGGCACTG AGCCTCCTGTGCTGTACCCTAACCTGGCCGAGCTGGAGAACTACATGGGGCTGGCGCTCTCCAGCGAGGAGATCCAGAAGAACCTGGGCACGGAGGACAGCACC GCACTGACCCCCGCCGGGCCCTCCCCAGGCCAGCTGGTGGCTCCCCTGAGCGGGAACAGcgcggggctgcggcgggcaGAGATCAAACCGGGCGTGCGGGAGATCCACCTGTGCAAGGACGAGCGGGGCAAGACGGGGCTGCAGCTGAAGAACGTCGACcag GGCATCTTCGTGCAGCTGGTGAAGGCCAACTCGCCAGCAGCGCTGGTGGGGCTGCGCTTCGGGGACCAGGTGCTGCAAATCGACGGCAAGAACTGCGCGGGCTGGAGCAGTGACAAGGCACAGCGCGCCCTGAAGAAGGCCAACCCTGAAAAAATCGTCATGgtggtgagggacag GCCTTTCCAGCGCACCGTGACCGTGCACAAGGACAGCACCGGCCACGTCGGCATCGTGGTGAAGAAGGGGAAGATTGTGTCGCTGGCCAAGGACAGCTCGGCCGCCCGCAACGGGCTCCTCACCCACCACTGCATCTGCGAGGTGAACGGCCAGAACGTCATCGGCATGAAG GATAAGCAGCTCATGGAagtgctggcaggggctgggaacGTGGTGACACTGACCATCATCCCCACTGTGATCTATGAGCACATGGTCAAACG gcTCTCATCAGGGCTGGTGAAGTCATCCATGGACCACTCCATCCCTGACCTGTGA
- the FKBP1A gene encoding peptidyl-prolyl cis-trans isomerase FKBP1A, with product MAVTAAAAHTRPLLRRAAGAAGASGTGTGMGVHVETIAPGDGRTFPKRGQTCVVHYTGMLEDGKKFDSSRDRNKPFKFVMGKQEVIRGWEEGVAQMSVGQRAKMTISPDYAYGSTGHPGIIPPNATLIFDVELMKLE from the exons ATGGCGGTGACCGCCGCGGCTGCGCACACGCGGCCCCTCCTCCGTcgggctgcgggcgctgcgggtgcgagcggcaccggcaccggcatgGGCGTGCATGTGGAGACCATCGCCCCCGGCGACG GGCGGACGTTCCCCAAGCGCGGCCAGACCTGCGTGGTGCACTACACGG GTATGCTGGAGGATGGGAAGAAGTTTGATTCCTCCCGCGACAGGAACAAGCCGTTCAAGTTTGTGATGGGCAAGCAGGAGGTGATCCGTGGCTGGGAGGAAGGAGTCGCTCag aTGAGCGTTGGTCAGCGGGCAAAGATGACCATCTCCCCAGACTACGCCTACGGCTCCACTGGCCACCCAGGGATCATCCCACCAAACGCCACTCTAATTTTTGACGTGGAGCTCATGAAATTGGAATGA
- the NSFL1C gene encoding NSFL1 cofactor p47, translating to MADREEALREFVAVTGAEEERARFFLESAGWDLQIALASFYEDGGDEDILTLPQPTPSSISRGTGASDHRVTSFRDLVHAQEEDDEEEEGQRFYAGGSERSGQQIVGPPRKKSPNELVEDLFKGAKEHGAVAVDRTAKSGGETSKPKPFAGGGYRLGATPEEESAYVAGERRPSSSQDVHVVLKLWKSGFSLDSGELRSYQDPSNAQFLDDIRRGEVPAELRRLARGGQVNLDMEDHRDEEYVKPKSVFRAFTGEGQKLGSTAPQVMGTSSPAQQAENEAKASSAIVIDESEPITNIQIRLADGGRLVQKFNHSHRIRDIRLFIVDARPAMAATSFVLMTTFPNKELTDENQTLKEANLLNAVIVQRLT from the exons ATGGCCGACAGGGAGGAGGCGTTGAGGGAGTTCGTGGCCGTGACCGGCGCCGAGGAGGAGCGAGCGCGGTTCTTCCTCGAGTCCGCCGGCTGGGACCTCCAG ATTGCGCTTGCCAGTTTCTATGAGGATGGGGGTGACGAGGACATCctgacccttccccagcccacGCCCAGCTCCATATCCAGAGGCACTGGAGCCAG TGACCACCGAGTAACCTCGTTCAGAGACCTTGTGCATGCtcaggaggaggatgatgaagaggaggagggacaGCG GTTTTATGCCGGTGGCTCAGAGAGGAGTGGGCAGCAGATCGTGGGTCCTCCGAGGAAGAAGAGTCCCAACGAGCTGGTGGAGGATCTGTTCAAGGGAGCCAAGGAGCACGGCGCCGTCGCCGTCGATCGGACGGCCAAGAGCGGTGGCGAGACAAGCAAGCCAAAG CCTTTTGCAGGGGGAGGGTATCGCCTTGGGGCTACTCCAGAGGAGGAGTCAGCTTATGTGGCAGGAGAGAGGAGACCGAGCTCTTCTCAGGAT gtgcaTGTTGTACTGAAGCTCTGGAAGAGTGGATTTAGTCTGGATAGTGGAGAGCTGAGGAGCTACCAGGATCCGTCCAATGCCCAGTTCCTCGATGATATTCGCAGAGG GGAAGTCCCAGCTGAGCTGCGCAGGTTAGCACGGGGCGGACAGGTGAACCTGGACATGGAAGATCACCGTGATGAGGAATATGTGAAACCTAAAAGTGTCTTCAGAGCTTTTACTGGAGAAGGACAGAAGCTGGGCAG CACCGCGCCCCAGGTGATGGGCACCAGCTctccagcccagcaggcagagAACGAGGCCAAAGCCAGTTCTGCCATCGTGATCGATGAGTCAGAGCCCATCACCAACATCCAGATCCGGCTCGCGGACGGCGGGCGCCTGGTCCAGAAGTTCAACCACAGTCACAG gatccGTGACATCCGGCTCTTCATAGTAGATGCTCGGCCAGCCATGGCGGCCACCAGTTTCGTCCTCATGACCACCTTCCCCAATAAAGAGCTGACTGATGAGAACCAGACCCTGAAGGAAGCCAACCTGCTCAACGCTGTCATCGTCCAGAGGTTGACATAA